The proteins below are encoded in one region of Corvus hawaiiensis isolate bCorHaw1 chromosome 3, bCorHaw1.pri.cur, whole genome shotgun sequence:
- the RARS2 gene encoding probable arginine--tRNA ligase, mitochondrial isoform X2, translating into MAAGSFRRSIASQLSKVLDLPPENLIKSISAVPVSKKRHVADFQLSIASVIENSSSNCLAQDLHLQAQQLVERLKCDSVVSEISAGPGTVNFTINRELLAKTVLQQVWKDGSEYGVKSELFSTVPRQKAVIEFSSPNIAKKFHIGHLRSTIVGLLGVGFQSFGSKEKLKSSPLQHLFEVYVQINKAAEDENTKKLAKDFFRKLEEHDEQTLSIWKLFRDLSIEEYIRIYKRLGVHFDEYSGESFYQEKAQEVLKILEDKGLLQKTIKGTGIVDLSEKKDLSTVSTVMRSDGTSLYITRDLAAAIDRMNKHSWDTMIYVTDKSQSNHFQHLFQILKLMGYDWAERCQHVSFGLVQGMKTRRGEVIFLEDVLNEVRSRMLENMTSTKTTKEVQDPVETAEKVGLAALIIQDFRGLLSSDYQFSWDRALQSRGDTGVFLQYTHARLHSLEQMHGNAELTDVNVACLQEPDAISVLQHLLRYDEVLYRSSQDLQPKHIVSYLLTLSHLAAVAHKTLPVKGSTPDVAQARLCLFQAARLVLANGMKLLGITPITQM; encoded by the exons ATGGCAGCAGGTTCCTTCCGGAGGAGCATTGCTTCCCAG CTTTCAAAAGTTTTGGATCTGCCACCAGAGAATTTAATAAAGTCCATATCTGCAGTTCCTGTGTCCAAAAAACG gcATGTTGCTGACTTCCAGCTTTCCATTGCTTCTGTAATAGAAAACAGTTCTAGTAATTGCTTAGCACAAGACCTGCATCTTCAAGCTCAGCAGCTTGTTGAAAGG CTAAAATGTGATTCAGTAGTGAGTGAAATCAGCGCTGGTCCAGGAACAGTGAATTTTACAATAAACAGGGAATTATTAGCAAAG actgtgctgcagcaggtgtggAAAGATGGTTCAGAGTACGGAGTAAAAAGTGAACTTTTCTCTACAGTTCCCAGACAAAAGGCAGTGATTGAGTTCAG CTCCCCTAATATTGCCAAAAAGTTTCACATAGGACATCTGCGTTCCACCATAGTAG GCTTATTGGGTGTTGGTTTCCAATCCTTTGGCagcaaagaaaaactaaaatccAGTCCTTTACAACACCTTTTTGAG GTGTATGTGCAGATTAACAAAGCAGCAGAagatgaaaacacaaaaaagctgGCTAAGGATTTCTTTAGAAAACTGGAGGAACATGATGAGCAGACATTGTCAATTTGGAAGCTATTTAGAGACCTCAGTATTGAGGAATACATCCGGATTTACAAG CGTCTAGGAGTGCACTTTGATGAATATTCTGGAGAATCATTTTACCAAGAGAAGGCCCAGGAAGTTCTAAAGATCTTGGAAGATAAAGGACTCCTTCAGAAAACAAT AAAAGGGACAGGAATTGTGGATCTCTCGGAGAAGAAAGACCTCTCAACAGTTTCCACTGTCATGCGCAGTGATGGGACATCTCTTTATATAACAAG AGATCTCGCAGCTGCCATAGACAGAATGAACAAGCACAGCTGGGATACCATGATTTATGTG ACAGATAAAAGTCAAAGTAATCACTTTCAACATTTATTCCAAATACTGAAGCTCATGGGTTATGACTGGGCAGAAAG GTGCCAGCATGTGTCTTTTGGTCTAGTTCAAGGCATGAAGACTCGGAGAGGAGAAGTAATTTTTCTGGAAGATGTTTTAAATGAAGTTCGCTCAAGGATGTTAGAAAACATGACTTCCACAAAAA cAACCAAAGAGGTACAAGATCCTGTGGAGACAGCAGAGAAGGTTGGTCTTGCAGCACTCATAATTCAG GACTTCCGGGGCCTTCTGTCATCTGATTACCAGTTTAGCTGGGATCGAGCTCTCCAAAGTCGGGGAGATACAGGTGTGTTCTTGCAGTACACCCATGCCAGACTCCATAG TTTAGAACAGATGCATGGGAATGCAGAGCTAACTGACGTTAATGTGGCGTGCTTGCAAGAGCCAGATGCCATCTCTGTTCTTCAGCATCTTCTCAG GTATGACGAGGTCCTGTATAGATCTTCTCAGGATCTGCAACCCAAGCACATTGTCAGCTACCTCCTCACACTGAG CCACCTGGCAGCCGTGGCACACAAAACCCTTCCCGTGAAAGGCAGCACGCCTGACGTGGCACAG gCACGGCTCTGTCTCTTCCAAGCTGCACGCTTGGTTCTAGCCAACGGAATGAAACTTCTTGGCATTACACCCATAACTCAAATGTAA
- the RARS2 gene encoding probable arginine--tRNA ligase, mitochondrial isoform X4 — translation MAAGSFRRSIASQLSKVLDLPPENLIKSISAVPVSKKRHVADFQLSIASVIENSSSNCLAQDLHLQAQQLVERLKCDSVVSEISAGPGTVNFTINRELLAKTVLQQVWKDGSEYGVKSELFSTVPRQKAVIEFSSPNIAKKFHIGHLRSTIVGNFIANLKVALGHEVVRINYLGDWGMQFGLLGVGFQSFGSKEKLKSSPLQHLFEVYVQINKAAEDENTKKLAKDFFRKLEEHDEQTLSIWKLFRDLSIEEYIRIYKRSRSCHRQNEQAQLGYHDLCDKSQSNHFQHLFQILKLMGYDWAERCQHVSFGLVQGMKTRRGEVIFLEDVLNEVRSRMLENMTSTKTTKEVQDPVETAEKVGLAALIIQDFRGLLSSDYQFSWDRALQSRGDTGVFLQYTHARLHSLEQMHGNAELTDVNVACLQEPDAISVLQHLLRYDEVLYRSSQDLQPKHIVSYLLTLSHLAAVAHKTLPVKGSTPDVAQARLCLFQAARLVLANGMKLLGITPITQM, via the exons ATGGCAGCAGGTTCCTTCCGGAGGAGCATTGCTTCCCAG CTTTCAAAAGTTTTGGATCTGCCACCAGAGAATTTAATAAAGTCCATATCTGCAGTTCCTGTGTCCAAAAAACG gcATGTTGCTGACTTCCAGCTTTCCATTGCTTCTGTAATAGAAAACAGTTCTAGTAATTGCTTAGCACAAGACCTGCATCTTCAAGCTCAGCAGCTTGTTGAAAGG CTAAAATGTGATTCAGTAGTGAGTGAAATCAGCGCTGGTCCAGGAACAGTGAATTTTACAATAAACAGGGAATTATTAGCAAAG actgtgctgcagcaggtgtggAAAGATGGTTCAGAGTACGGAGTAAAAAGTGAACTTTTCTCTACAGTTCCCAGACAAAAGGCAGTGATTGAGTTCAG CTCCCCTAATATTGCCAAAAAGTTTCACATAGGACATCTGCGTTCCACCATAGTAG GGAATTTTATAGCAAATCTCAAAGTTGCACTGGGACATGAAGTAGTAAGAATAAATTACCTTGGTGATTGGGGCATGCAGTTTG GCTTATTGGGTGTTGGTTTCCAATCCTTTGGCagcaaagaaaaactaaaatccAGTCCTTTACAACACCTTTTTGAG GTGTATGTGCAGATTAACAAAGCAGCAGAagatgaaaacacaaaaaagctgGCTAAGGATTTCTTTAGAAAACTGGAGGAACATGATGAGCAGACATTGTCAATTTGGAAGCTATTTAGAGACCTCAGTATTGAGGAATACATCCGGATTTACAAG AGATCTCGCAGCTGCCATAGACAGAATGAACAAGCACAGCTGGGATACCATGATTTATGTG ATAAAAGTCAAAGTAATCACTTTCAACATTTATTCCAAATACTGAAGCTCATGGGTTATGACTGGGCAGAAAG GTGCCAGCATGTGTCTTTTGGTCTAGTTCAAGGCATGAAGACTCGGAGAGGAGAAGTAATTTTTCTGGAAGATGTTTTAAATGAAGTTCGCTCAAGGATGTTAGAAAACATGACTTCCACAAAAA cAACCAAAGAGGTACAAGATCCTGTGGAGACAGCAGAGAAGGTTGGTCTTGCAGCACTCATAATTCAG GACTTCCGGGGCCTTCTGTCATCTGATTACCAGTTTAGCTGGGATCGAGCTCTCCAAAGTCGGGGAGATACAGGTGTGTTCTTGCAGTACACCCATGCCAGACTCCATAG TTTAGAACAGATGCATGGGAATGCAGAGCTAACTGACGTTAATGTGGCGTGCTTGCAAGAGCCAGATGCCATCTCTGTTCTTCAGCATCTTCTCAG GTATGACGAGGTCCTGTATAGATCTTCTCAGGATCTGCAACCCAAGCACATTGTCAGCTACCTCCTCACACTGAG CCACCTGGCAGCCGTGGCACACAAAACCCTTCCCGTGAAAGGCAGCACGCCTGACGTGGCACAG gCACGGCTCTGTCTCTTCCAAGCTGCACGCTTGGTTCTAGCCAACGGAATGAAACTTCTTGGCATTACACCCATAACTCAAATGTAA
- the RARS2 gene encoding probable arginine--tRNA ligase, mitochondrial isoform X1, giving the protein MAAGSFRRSIASQLSKVLDLPPENLIKSISAVPVSKKRHVADFQLSIASVIENSSSNCLAQDLHLQAQQLVERLKCDSVVSEISAGPGTVNFTINRELLAKTVLQQVWKDGSEYGVKSELFSTVPRQKAVIEFSSPNIAKKFHIGHLRSTIVGNFIANLKVALGHEVVRINYLGDWGMQFGLLGVGFQSFGSKEKLKSSPLQHLFEVYVQINKAAEDENTKKLAKDFFRKLEEHDEQTLSIWKLFRDLSIEEYIRIYKRLGVHFDEYSGESFYQEKAQEVLKILEDKGLLQKTIKGTGIVDLSEKKDLSTVSTVMRSDGTSLYITRDLAAAIDRMNKHSWDTMIYVTDKSQSNHFQHLFQILKLMGYDWAERCQHVSFGLVQGMKTRRGEVIFLEDVLNEVRSRMLENMTSTKTTKEVQDPVETAEKVGLAALIIQDFRGLLSSDYQFSWDRALQSRGDTGVFLQYTHARLHSLEQMHGNAELTDVNVACLQEPDAISVLQHLLRYDEVLYRSSQDLQPKHIVSYLLTLSHLAAVAHKTLPVKGSTPDVAQARLCLFQAARLVLANGMKLLGITPITQM; this is encoded by the exons ATGGCAGCAGGTTCCTTCCGGAGGAGCATTGCTTCCCAG CTTTCAAAAGTTTTGGATCTGCCACCAGAGAATTTAATAAAGTCCATATCTGCAGTTCCTGTGTCCAAAAAACG gcATGTTGCTGACTTCCAGCTTTCCATTGCTTCTGTAATAGAAAACAGTTCTAGTAATTGCTTAGCACAAGACCTGCATCTTCAAGCTCAGCAGCTTGTTGAAAGG CTAAAATGTGATTCAGTAGTGAGTGAAATCAGCGCTGGTCCAGGAACAGTGAATTTTACAATAAACAGGGAATTATTAGCAAAG actgtgctgcagcaggtgtggAAAGATGGTTCAGAGTACGGAGTAAAAAGTGAACTTTTCTCTACAGTTCCCAGACAAAAGGCAGTGATTGAGTTCAG CTCCCCTAATATTGCCAAAAAGTTTCACATAGGACATCTGCGTTCCACCATAGTAG GGAATTTTATAGCAAATCTCAAAGTTGCACTGGGACATGAAGTAGTAAGAATAAATTACCTTGGTGATTGGGGCATGCAGTTTG GCTTATTGGGTGTTGGTTTCCAATCCTTTGGCagcaaagaaaaactaaaatccAGTCCTTTACAACACCTTTTTGAG GTGTATGTGCAGATTAACAAAGCAGCAGAagatgaaaacacaaaaaagctgGCTAAGGATTTCTTTAGAAAACTGGAGGAACATGATGAGCAGACATTGTCAATTTGGAAGCTATTTAGAGACCTCAGTATTGAGGAATACATCCGGATTTACAAG CGTCTAGGAGTGCACTTTGATGAATATTCTGGAGAATCATTTTACCAAGAGAAGGCCCAGGAAGTTCTAAAGATCTTGGAAGATAAAGGACTCCTTCAGAAAACAAT AAAAGGGACAGGAATTGTGGATCTCTCGGAGAAGAAAGACCTCTCAACAGTTTCCACTGTCATGCGCAGTGATGGGACATCTCTTTATATAACAAG AGATCTCGCAGCTGCCATAGACAGAATGAACAAGCACAGCTGGGATACCATGATTTATGTG ACAGATAAAAGTCAAAGTAATCACTTTCAACATTTATTCCAAATACTGAAGCTCATGGGTTATGACTGGGCAGAAAG GTGCCAGCATGTGTCTTTTGGTCTAGTTCAAGGCATGAAGACTCGGAGAGGAGAAGTAATTTTTCTGGAAGATGTTTTAAATGAAGTTCGCTCAAGGATGTTAGAAAACATGACTTCCACAAAAA cAACCAAAGAGGTACAAGATCCTGTGGAGACAGCAGAGAAGGTTGGTCTTGCAGCACTCATAATTCAG GACTTCCGGGGCCTTCTGTCATCTGATTACCAGTTTAGCTGGGATCGAGCTCTCCAAAGTCGGGGAGATACAGGTGTGTTCTTGCAGTACACCCATGCCAGACTCCATAG TTTAGAACAGATGCATGGGAATGCAGAGCTAACTGACGTTAATGTGGCGTGCTTGCAAGAGCCAGATGCCATCTCTGTTCTTCAGCATCTTCTCAG GTATGACGAGGTCCTGTATAGATCTTCTCAGGATCTGCAACCCAAGCACATTGTCAGCTACCTCCTCACACTGAG CCACCTGGCAGCCGTGGCACACAAAACCCTTCCCGTGAAAGGCAGCACGCCTGACGTGGCACAG gCACGGCTCTGTCTCTTCCAAGCTGCACGCTTGGTTCTAGCCAACGGAATGAAACTTCTTGGCATTACACCCATAACTCAAATGTAA
- the RARS2 gene encoding probable arginine--tRNA ligase, mitochondrial isoform X3, producing the protein MAAGSFRRSIASQLSKVLDLPPENLIKSISAVPVSKKRHVADFQLSIASVIENSSSNCLAQDLHLQAQQLVERLKCDSVVSEISAGPGTVNFTINRELLAKTVLQQVWKDGSEYGVKSELFSTVPRQKAVIEFSSPNIAKKFHIGHLRSTIVGNFIANLKVALGHEVVRINYLGDWGMQFGLLGVGFQSFGSKEKLKSSPLQHLFEVYVQINKAAEDENTKKLAKDFFRKLEEHDEQTLSIWKLFRDLSIEEYIRIYKRLGVHFDEYSGESFYQEKAQEVLKILEDKGLLQKTIKGTGIVDLSEKKDLSTVSTVMRSDGTSLYITRDLAAAIDRMNKHSWDTMIYVTDKSQSNHFQHLFQILKLMGYDWAERCQHVSFGLVQGMKTRRGEVIFLEDVLNEVRSRMLENMTSTKTTKEVQDPVETAEKVGLAALIIQDFRGLLSSDYQFSWDRALQSRGDTGVFLQYTHARLHRYDEVLYRSSQDLQPKHIVSYLLTLSHLAAVAHKTLPVKGSTPDVAQARLCLFQAARLVLANGMKLLGITPITQM; encoded by the exons ATGGCAGCAGGTTCCTTCCGGAGGAGCATTGCTTCCCAG CTTTCAAAAGTTTTGGATCTGCCACCAGAGAATTTAATAAAGTCCATATCTGCAGTTCCTGTGTCCAAAAAACG gcATGTTGCTGACTTCCAGCTTTCCATTGCTTCTGTAATAGAAAACAGTTCTAGTAATTGCTTAGCACAAGACCTGCATCTTCAAGCTCAGCAGCTTGTTGAAAGG CTAAAATGTGATTCAGTAGTGAGTGAAATCAGCGCTGGTCCAGGAACAGTGAATTTTACAATAAACAGGGAATTATTAGCAAAG actgtgctgcagcaggtgtggAAAGATGGTTCAGAGTACGGAGTAAAAAGTGAACTTTTCTCTACAGTTCCCAGACAAAAGGCAGTGATTGAGTTCAG CTCCCCTAATATTGCCAAAAAGTTTCACATAGGACATCTGCGTTCCACCATAGTAG GGAATTTTATAGCAAATCTCAAAGTTGCACTGGGACATGAAGTAGTAAGAATAAATTACCTTGGTGATTGGGGCATGCAGTTTG GCTTATTGGGTGTTGGTTTCCAATCCTTTGGCagcaaagaaaaactaaaatccAGTCCTTTACAACACCTTTTTGAG GTGTATGTGCAGATTAACAAAGCAGCAGAagatgaaaacacaaaaaagctgGCTAAGGATTTCTTTAGAAAACTGGAGGAACATGATGAGCAGACATTGTCAATTTGGAAGCTATTTAGAGACCTCAGTATTGAGGAATACATCCGGATTTACAAG CGTCTAGGAGTGCACTTTGATGAATATTCTGGAGAATCATTTTACCAAGAGAAGGCCCAGGAAGTTCTAAAGATCTTGGAAGATAAAGGACTCCTTCAGAAAACAAT AAAAGGGACAGGAATTGTGGATCTCTCGGAGAAGAAAGACCTCTCAACAGTTTCCACTGTCATGCGCAGTGATGGGACATCTCTTTATATAACAAG AGATCTCGCAGCTGCCATAGACAGAATGAACAAGCACAGCTGGGATACCATGATTTATGTG ACAGATAAAAGTCAAAGTAATCACTTTCAACATTTATTCCAAATACTGAAGCTCATGGGTTATGACTGGGCAGAAAG GTGCCAGCATGTGTCTTTTGGTCTAGTTCAAGGCATGAAGACTCGGAGAGGAGAAGTAATTTTTCTGGAAGATGTTTTAAATGAAGTTCGCTCAAGGATGTTAGAAAACATGACTTCCACAAAAA cAACCAAAGAGGTACAAGATCCTGTGGAGACAGCAGAGAAGGTTGGTCTTGCAGCACTCATAATTCAG GACTTCCGGGGCCTTCTGTCATCTGATTACCAGTTTAGCTGGGATCGAGCTCTCCAAAGTCGGGGAGATACAGGTGTGTTCTTGCAGTACACCCATGCCAGACTCCATAG GTATGACGAGGTCCTGTATAGATCTTCTCAGGATCTGCAACCCAAGCACATTGTCAGCTACCTCCTCACACTGAG CCACCTGGCAGCCGTGGCACACAAAACCCTTCCCGTGAAAGGCAGCACGCCTGACGTGGCACAG gCACGGCTCTGTCTCTTCCAAGCTGCACGCTTGGTTCTAGCCAACGGAATGAAACTTCTTGGCATTACACCCATAACTCAAATGTAA